A single genomic interval of Bos javanicus breed banteng chromosome 8, ARS-OSU_banteng_1.0, whole genome shotgun sequence harbors:
- the LOC133252924 gene encoding glycine cleavage system H protein, mitochondrial, translating into MALRAVRSVRAAVGGLRAISAPSAPCLPRPWGLRAGAVRELRTGPALLSVRKFTEKHEWVTTENGVGTVGISNFAQEALGDVVYCSLPEVGTKLNKQEEFGALESVKAASELYSPLSGEVTEINKALAENPGLVNKSCYEDGWLIKMTFSNPSELDELMSEEAYEKYIKSIEE; encoded by the coding sequence ATGGCGCTGCGCGCGGTGCGGAGCGTGCGGGCCGCGGTGGGCGGCCTGCGCGCCATCTCGGCACCCAGCGCGCCCTGCTTGCCGCGGCCCTGGGGACTGCGAGCGGGTGCAGTCCGGGAGCTGCGCACCGGCCCTGCTCTGCTGTCGGTGCGGAAATTCACAGAAAAACACGAATGGGTAACAACAGAAAATGGTGTCGGAACAGTGGGAATCAGCAATTTTGCACAGGAAGCTTTGGGAGATGTTGTTTACTGTAGTCTGCCTGAAGTTGGGACAAAGTTGAACAAACAAGAGGAGTTTGGTGCTTTGGAAAGTGTGAAAGCTGCTAGTGAACTCTATTCTCCTCTATCAGGAGAAGTAACTGAAATTAATAAAGCTCTAGCAGAAAATCCAGGACTTGTCAACAAGTCTTGTTACGAAGACGGTTGGCTGATCAAGATGACATTCAGTAACCCTTCAGAACTAGATGAACTAATGAGTGAAGAAGCATAtgagaaatacataaaatctaTTGAGGAGTGA